A single genomic interval of Lusitaniella coriacea LEGE 07157 harbors:
- a CDS encoding GTP-binding protein encodes MIIAVASALGAGKTHWICQQIAKNNNSVGYFSPQTDSVPIDGTYLQSEYPHLTIYQTGEEGKLLVETDRAIGYIEIPWYIDLAGVESLLQTLNAHRVALIPPDVDNAELKAWADEVLIVRDRETGKIETETESSPRENTLWSISNTHPKTSLQIHRGILTGQILDFDSLATFWLELTQGAYGEVVRAKGIFDLEDGHLYYGNFTPTQSKLEFHPLNFPRWEKGRPERFSGFEIIGNNLSKAEISQTIKDCFVPESAIHYYQQQIQEFLESEQEVEVV; translated from the coding sequence ATGATTATTGCCGTAGCTAGTGCTTTAGGGGCGGGTAAAACCCATTGGATTTGCCAACAAATTGCCAAAAATAATAACTCTGTTGGCTATTTCAGTCCGCAAACTGATTCTGTCCCCATCGATGGAACTTACCTACAAAGCGAATATCCTCACCTGACGATCTATCAAACAGGGGAAGAAGGAAAATTATTAGTTGAAACCGATCGCGCGATCGGCTACATTGAAATTCCTTGGTATATAGATTTGGCGGGAGTCGAGTCTTTACTCCAAACCCTTAATGCTCATCGAGTTGCCCTAATCCCTCCCGATGTTGATAATGCGGAATTAAAGGCGTGGGCGGATGAAGTTTTGATAGTGCGCGATCGCGAAACGGGGAAAATTGAAACAGAAACCGAGAGCAGTCCTAGAGAAAATACGTTATGGTCGATTTCAAACACTCATCCAAAAACGTCTTTACAAATCCATCGCGGCATTTTAACGGGACAAATCTTAGACTTTGATAGTTTAGCCACCTTTTGGCTAGAACTCACTCAAGGGGCTTATGGCGAAGTTGTTCGTGCCAAAGGAATTTTTGACTTAGAAGACGGACACCTTTACTACGGAAATTTTACTCCGACTCAATCTAAATTAGAGTTTCATCCACTCAATTTTCCACGCTGGGAAAAAGGAAGACCGGAACGGTTTAGCGGGTTTGAAATTATTGGCAATAACTTAAGTAAAGCTGAAATCTCCCAAACCATTAAAGATTGCTTTGTTCCAGAATCTGCTATTCATTATTATCAGCAGCAAATCCAAGAATTTTTAGAAAGCGAACAAGAAGTGGAGGTTGTATGA
- a CDS encoding metallophosphoesterase family protein, with protein MKIAVMSCIHGNYTALDAVLLDIDRQKAEQIYCLGDLVGYGPYPNAVVEQIRSLDIPTVQGCWDEDIVEGLNACECSYPSLLAEKRGKIAHEWTNQKVHPEVREYLAQLPHVHKEDNLCFVHGSPNSNHEYMLPEMDAFTALERVLSSDAEVLFCGHTHIPYVRTLDSGKLQVKIHQPGRDEQEELNFSAPIKQIINVGSVGEPRHGRPNATYIIYDMETQAVTLREVEYDYQKTCQAIIDRGLPPIFAWRLARGLEFAEKADDPTHICER; from the coding sequence ATGAAAATAGCAGTAATGTCTTGCATTCACGGTAATTACACAGCTTTAGATGCGGTTTTACTCGATATCGATCGCCAAAAAGCCGAACAGATTTACTGCTTGGGAGATTTAGTCGGTTATGGTCCTTATCCTAATGCAGTCGTCGAACAAATCCGTTCTTTAGATATTCCCACCGTACAAGGCTGTTGGGATGAAGATATCGTCGAGGGTTTAAACGCCTGTGAATGTAGTTATCCTTCCTTATTGGCAGAGAAGCGAGGCAAAATTGCCCACGAATGGACAAATCAGAAAGTACATCCAGAAGTGAGGGAATATTTAGCACAATTACCTCATGTTCATAAAGAAGATAATCTTTGTTTTGTTCACGGTAGTCCGAATAGCAATCACGAATATATGCTCCCTGAAATGGATGCTTTTACTGCTTTAGAAAGAGTTTTATCGAGCGATGCTGAAGTGTTGTTTTGCGGACATACTCATATTCCCTACGTCCGGACTTTGGATTCTGGAAAATTACAGGTTAAGATTCATCAACCGGGTCGAGACGAACAAGAAGAACTCAATTTTAGTGCGCCGATAAAGCAAATTATTAATGTTGGTTCGGTGGGCGAACCTCGTCACGGTCGTCCGAATGCGACCTACATCATTTATGACATGGAAACACAAGCAGTAACCTTGCGAGAAGTGGAGTACGACTATCAAAAAACTTGTCAAGCAATTATCGATCGCGGTTTACCGCCTATTTTTGCTTGGCGTTTGGCGAGAGGCTTGGAATTTGCTGAAAAAGCAGACGATCCGACTCATATTTGTGAAAGGTAA
- a CDS encoding alpha/beta fold hydrolase codes for MFDIIFWCAVGKVLMIITENLATLILSITTISLLTGIFYQAVSEALDRRRHPPQGELVDIGGFRLHLNCIGQGTPTVVMDAGGAAPSITWGLVPSEIAKFTRVCTYDRAGFGWSDPNLKIPRTSQQSVDELHLLLTKAGIDPPYILVGHSLGGVNLRLYASQYPEDVVGLVLVDSSHENQVTPEMWKRIKMQSWLYQVFRVVSQVGVLRLIGEMNLLPILNDIKREIQKYPLAVQTLFDTYKSFCYRPEYWATAASELANIKKSFEGLRSVTSLGSLPLIVLSQGSKDSKMSDERFQKWASLQLDLTKLSSNSQRIIAENSGHLIQLDRPELVISAVQRLIETSKLDE; via the coding sequence TTGTTTGATATTATTTTTTGGTGTGCAGTTGGTAAAGTGCTTATGATAATTACGGAAAATTTGGCTACGCTTATTCTTAGTATTACCACAATCTCATTACTCACAGGAATTTTTTATCAAGCAGTGAGTGAAGCCTTAGATCGACGCAGACATCCTCCCCAGGGCGAACTTGTGGATATTGGGGGATTTCGTCTACATCTCAACTGTATTGGGCAAGGTACACCAACGGTTGTTATGGATGCTGGTGGTGCTGCGCCCTCAATTACATGGGGCTTGGTTCCATCTGAAATTGCCAAATTTACCCGTGTTTGCACCTACGATCGAGCGGGTTTTGGTTGGAGCGATCCCAATCTTAAGATTCCCCGCACCAGTCAGCAAAGCGTTGATGAATTGCATTTACTTTTGACTAAAGCAGGCATCGATCCTCCCTACATTTTAGTTGGACACTCATTGGGTGGAGTCAATCTGCGGTTGTATGCGAGTCAATATCCAGAAGATGTGGTTGGATTAGTGTTAGTCGATTCTTCCCATGAAAATCAGGTGACACCTGAAATGTGGAAGCGCATAAAAATGCAGTCTTGGCTTTATCAGGTTTTTAGGGTTGTCAGTCAAGTTGGAGTACTGCGATTAATCGGGGAGATGAATTTGTTACCAATTCTTAACGACATTAAGCGAGAAATTCAAAAATATCCGTTGGCAGTACAAACCTTATTTGATACCTATAAATCTTTCTGTTACCGTCCCGAATATTGGGCAACCGCAGCCAGTGAACTTGCCAATATAAAAAAGAGCTTTGAGGGACTTCGATCGGTTACATCACTAGGCAGCCTGCCTTTAATTGTGTTGAGCCAAGGTTCCAAAGATTCAAAGATGAGTGATGAAAGATTCCAGAAATGGGCATCGCTTCAGTTAGATTTGACCAAACTATCGTCAAATAGCCAACGTATCATTGCGGAAAATAGTGGACATTTAATACAACTAGATCGACCTGAGTTGGTTATTAGTGCAGTCCAACGGTTGATTGAGACAAGTAAATTAGATGAGTAA
- a CDS encoding metallophosphatase, which yields MWAILSGIEGNIAAYEAVLADIKRQRVAVEELYILGDIVAANADSEKVIQRIQNPLPGELKPHVCVGWWEEQCFALHGLGLTAEPTELIDRFGKETAKSLWDSVSRETVRWLRGCHFGFFELDCLLVHGSSVSASDELTPETQPWKMLDRLQRVQANRLFCGRSGLAFEYQLQEGSVNSSVKRLDRQQPLQTMTVSKRKVVGVGNVGRARGKANYTLYDPYSDRLEFKTVGYSNKLLYL from the coding sequence ATGTGGGCAATTTTAAGCGGAATTGAAGGAAATATCGCAGCTTACGAAGCAGTGTTGGCAGATATTAAACGCCAGCGCGTTGCAGTGGAAGAATTGTATATTCTGGGCGACATTGTAGCCGCAAATGCTGATAGCGAAAAAGTTATTCAACGCATTCAAAATCCTTTACCTGGCGAACTAAAACCGCACGTTTGTGTAGGGTGGTGGGAAGAACAATGCTTCGCTTTACATGGACTGGGTTTGACCGCAGAACCCACAGAATTAATCGATCGCTTTGGCAAAGAAACAGCTAAAAGTCTCTGGGATTCGGTCTCTCGCGAAACGGTACGATGGTTGCGGGGTTGCCACTTTGGTTTTTTTGAGCTGGATTGTTTATTAGTTCACGGGAGTAGTGTCAGCGCGAGCGATGAATTGACTCCTGAAACTCAACCTTGGAAAATGTTAGATAGGCTGCAAAGGGTACAAGCGAATCGTCTTTTTTGCGGTCGTTCGGGTTTGGCGTTTGAATATCAACTTCAGGAGGGTTCTGTCAATAGTTCGGTCAAGAGGCTAGATCGCCAGCAACCCTTGCAAACGATGACTGTATCAAAAAGAAAAGTTGTTGGCGTGGGGAATGTGGGGAGAGCGCGAGGTAAGGCGAATTATACCCTTTACGATCCCTATAGCGATCGCCTGGAGTTTAAAACTGTTGGGTATAGCAATAAGCTGTTATACCTTTAA
- a CDS encoding MFS transporter — MRTFTIIWLGQLVSTIGSYMSEFALSIWAWQLTQSATALALVALFSQLPRIPMTLFAGAIADRFNRKGLMMLGDAIAAISTLAILSLYFTDNLQIWHLYLISAIKGGFEQLQWLAYETSLTMIVPQRHYTRASSMGSMVHYGSSILSPALAGSLYPVIGLVGILLVDLATFVCAIASLVFVRIPQPSRPTDNPNPETIWQEIASGYHYILIRPGLCALLTVTALFWFAHDIGAALYDPMILARTGGDALVLGTVGAAAGVGGVAGALILSAWGGFKRRLDGVLLGFIGAGLSKTAFGFGQTLKVWIPAQFCSSSNFPLLGSHQTAIWLAQVAPAMQGRVFAAKSLVLQVVSAIATLIAGPLADRIFEPAMMSGGVLAPFLGGIFGTGRGAGMALLYVIASVSLLLVGVGGYALPVLRGVEDGGVTDSDAFNV; from the coding sequence ATGCGAACCTTCACCATTATCTGGCTGGGTCAGCTCGTTTCGACTATCGGCAGCTACATGAGTGAGTTTGCTTTGTCAATTTGGGCTTGGCAACTGACGCAAAGTGCTACGGCTTTAGCATTAGTCGCTTTATTTTCCCAACTGCCACGCATTCCGATGACGCTGTTTGCTGGCGCGATCGCGGATCGTTTCAACCGCAAAGGGCTAATGATGCTAGGAGACGCGATCGCGGCTATCTCGACCCTCGCAATTCTCTCGCTGTATTTCACCGATAACTTACAAATCTGGCATCTCTACCTCATCAGTGCCATCAAAGGGGGGTTTGAGCAACTTCAGTGGTTGGCGTACGAGACATCACTAACGATGATTGTTCCTCAACGACACTACACTCGCGCTAGCAGTATGGGTTCAATGGTGCATTACGGTTCGAGTATCCTCTCGCCAGCATTGGCAGGTAGTTTGTATCCGGTTATCGGTTTAGTGGGGATACTGCTCGTTGATTTAGCTACATTTGTTTGCGCGATCGCCTCTTTGGTATTCGTACGCATTCCCCAACCTTCTAGACCGACTGACAACCCCAACCCAGAAACCATCTGGCAAGAAATTGCTTCTGGCTACCACTACATTTTGATAAGACCAGGCTTATGTGCATTATTAACCGTTACTGCCTTATTTTGGTTTGCCCATGACATAGGGGCAGCTTTGTATGACCCCATGATTCTTGCTCGCACGGGAGGGGATGCTCTAGTTTTAGGGACTGTTGGGGCGGCGGCTGGAGTTGGAGGCGTGGCTGGGGCATTAATTTTAAGTGCCTGGGGCGGTTTTAAGCGCCGCCTTGATGGAGTGCTGCTGGGGTTTATTGGTGCTGGATTAAGTAAAACAGCATTTGGTTTTGGTCAAACTCTAAAAGTTTGGATTCCCGCTCAATTTTGTTCGAGTTCAAATTTCCCCTTACTGGGAAGTCACCAAACGGCGATTTGGTTAGCGCAAGTTGCTCCGGCGATGCAAGGACGGGTGTTTGCGGCTAAGTCTCTCGTTTTGCAAGTTGTCAGCGCGATCGCGACTTTAATCGCAGGACCATTAGCCGATCGTATTTTTGAGCCTGCGATGATGTCAGGAGGAGTTCTAGCTCCTTTTCTTGGCGGTATATTTGGCACGGGTAGAGGTGCAGGCATGGCTCTGTTGTATGTTATTGCTTCAGTTAGCCTGTTGCTGGTTGGCGTTGGGGGCTATGCTTTGCCTGTACTGCGAGGGGTGGAAGATGGTGGCGTAACGGATAGCGATGCGTTCAATGTATAG
- a CDS encoding iron-siderophore ABC transporter substrate-binding protein yields MADALALGVKPIGTILYFDELPPYLKGKLDGIEPVGTANQPSLEKILTLNPDLIIAMNDSDLSYQQMSKIAPTVVDDWIGYPHWKKHFNFVAEVLGKNQEAKQVWANYEERIQKLRVALPENYQDIEVSFVRICCGKLATDVKNSFSGMILEDVGLSRPPAQNVEDDDGLVFLSEELITNMDGDIIFLVVDREDDDAKRIFEQLQQKPLWNQLKAVREGRVYPVNLPTWRGGNPLAADAVIDDLFKYLVE; encoded by the coding sequence ATGGCAGATGCTCTTGCCCTTGGGGTTAAACCAATTGGGACAATTCTCTACTTTGACGAACTTCCTCCCTATTTAAAAGGTAAATTAGACGGAATTGAACCCGTAGGAACAGCCAATCAACCCAGTTTAGAAAAAATCTTGACCTTAAATCCCGATCTGATTATTGCCATGAATGATTCGGATTTATCTTATCAGCAAATGTCTAAAATTGCGCCCACAGTTGTCGATGATTGGATAGGCTACCCACACTGGAAAAAACATTTCAATTTTGTTGCTGAAGTATTAGGCAAAAATCAGGAAGCCAAGCAAGTTTGGGCGAACTACGAGGAACGAATTCAGAAACTAAGAGTCGCATTACCTGAGAACTATCAAGACATTGAAGTGTCGTTTGTGAGAATCTGTTGTGGCAAGCTAGCCACCGATGTCAAAAATTCTTTTAGTGGAATGATTCTTGAAGATGTGGGTTTAAGTCGCCCGCCCGCACAGAATGTAGAAGATGACGACGGTTTAGTCTTTCTTTCTGAGGAACTCATAACCAATATGGACGGAGATATTATTTTTTTGGTTGTGGATCGAGAAGATGACGATGCGAAGAGAATCTTTGAGCAACTCCAACAGAAACCGCTATGGAATCAACTCAAAGCTGTGCGGGAGGGAAGAGTATATCCAGTCAATTTACCCACCTGGAGAGGCGGCAATCCTCTTGCTGCTGATGCTGTGATTGACGATCTATTTAAGTATTTGGTTGAATGA
- a CDS encoding TonB-dependent receptor domain-containing protein, which yields MSNSKKWQLHQVLYLTATISAITAESVRADISQVSIDTSTSQIPRLSEMEFPKTRAEWLSQDLPPTQVETEEVIEITGVRLTPTTDGIEVVLETAGGERVTPTTEVVGDALIAEIPNAVLALPDGKVFEELNPAPGIELVRVTSLPGERVQISITGIDAPPTAQVRMEAGNLVLSVVQEEAEGIPEIELFVTATRTAEEEEDIPRSVTVIDREEIEEQTNLTTNLPDILGQTVPGLGPPTQNFRDFPQTLRGRRVQVLIDGVPVSTNQNTGAASVLRSISPSAIERIEVVRGPSAAFGEGGTGGLINVITRRPSKDELISTVEARITSRGDLVADSFGNYLEYGLSGTSGIVDYVFNFSTEEIGFAFDGAGDRIPGEGNFIENSRNFNVLGKLGVNIGENQRLQVSVNHFDEDSEAEFINDPNVDDDPNADKARALAVDLNCIGVECGDGRQYTSLSLNYSHDSIFGSQLRLQGFYRRNYNLFGVPFEDSTSGNFLLGQQESERFGGRLEVETPFSETFNLLWGADYSNEESSQLYQILDDEFVTSGFRVARLDKEVFWTPPYKIENLGLFAQAKWDISPRWLVSGGVRYENIGVSVDNYTASLFLNEPIDVEGGSINADDVVFNIGTVYDLTDELSVFANFAQGFGIPDFGRLIRRPPSGFRSIANDLEFTAPQKVDNYELGFRGQWDSVQFSLAGFYNYSDFGVSFVQLTNPPRIDIARGPRRIYGVEATVDWQPSPTWQLGGLISWNEGEDDQDEDGNFDALGTRDIQPLKITAYVENETLPGWRNRLQALFVGGRNRGFESGADFVKIESYFVLDYMSSIKLGPGTVQIGIQNLLDEEYFTIGNQLFAPFSLTNRRAAPGRTISIGYRVEF from the coding sequence GTGTCAAATTCAAAAAAGTGGCAATTGCATCAAGTTCTCTATTTAACTGCTACAATTTCAGCGATTACTGCTGAGTCAGTCAGGGCAGATATTAGCCAAGTCTCAATCGATACATCTACTTCCCAGATTCCACGCCTGTCTGAGATGGAGTTTCCCAAAACCCGTGCCGAGTGGCTGAGTCAGGATTTACCCCCAACTCAGGTAGAGACAGAGGAAGTCATAGAAATAACAGGAGTGCGACTCACTCCCACCACGGATGGCATTGAGGTGGTCTTAGAAACAGCAGGAGGCGAACGGGTAACACCAACAACTGAAGTTGTGGGAGATGCCTTAATTGCCGAGATTCCTAATGCGGTGCTAGCCCTGCCGGATGGAAAGGTGTTTGAAGAATTGAACCCCGCCCCAGGAATTGAACTCGTGAGGGTGACAAGCCTGCCGGGAGAGCGGGTGCAGATATCGATTACAGGGATAGATGCACCCCCAACAGCTCAGGTGAGAATGGAAGCAGGAAACCTGGTGCTGAGTGTGGTGCAAGAGGAGGCAGAAGGAATCCCAGAAATTGAACTGTTTGTCACTGCCACTCGCACCGCAGAAGAAGAAGAAGACATTCCTCGTTCTGTGACCGTGATTGACCGCGAGGAGATTGAGGAGCAAACTAACCTAACCACTAATTTGCCAGACATACTGGGTCAAACAGTTCCAGGTTTAGGACCTCCGACTCAGAATTTCAGAGACTTTCCTCAAACTCTACGGGGTCGGCGTGTTCAAGTCCTGATTGACGGAGTTCCGGTCAGCACAAACCAAAACACAGGTGCTGCTTCTGTACTCAGAAGTATCTCGCCGAGCGCCATTGAGCGAATTGAAGTCGTTCGGGGTCCCTCGGCAGCGTTCGGAGAAGGAGGTACTGGTGGGTTAATTAACGTCATTACCCGTCGCCCAAGCAAAGACGAACTAATTAGCACCGTAGAAGCTCGCATCACCTCTCGCGGAGATTTAGTAGCAGACAGCTTTGGCAACTACCTCGAATACGGTCTGTCAGGAACTTCAGGTATAGTAGACTATGTTTTCAACTTCTCGACTGAAGAAATTGGATTTGCCTTTGATGGTGCAGGGGATCGGATTCCTGGTGAGGGTAATTTCATAGAAAATAGTCGCAACTTTAACGTCTTGGGCAAGTTGGGCGTAAACATTGGTGAGAATCAGCGCCTACAGGTGAGCGTTAACCACTTTGATGAAGATAGTGAAGCTGAGTTCATCAACGACCCCAATGTAGATGATGACCCAAATGCTGACAAAGCCCGTGCCTTAGCCGTAGACCTAAACTGCATTGGTGTAGAGTGTGGAGACGGACGGCAATACACGAGTCTCAGCCTCAACTACAGCCACGACAGCATTTTTGGAAGTCAGCTACGTCTCCAGGGATTTTATCGCCGCAACTATAATCTTTTTGGAGTACCTTTTGAAGATTCCACCAGTGGAAACTTTCTCTTAGGTCAACAAGAATCAGAGAGATTTGGTGGCAGGCTGGAGGTAGAAACCCCGTTTTCGGAGACATTTAACCTGCTCTGGGGTGCTGACTATAGTAACGAAGAATCTTCTCAGCTTTATCAAATACTCGACGATGAGTTCGTCACCAGTGGATTTCGAGTGGCTCGACTCGATAAGGAAGTCTTTTGGACACCCCCTTACAAAATTGAAAATTTAGGCTTATTTGCCCAAGCCAAGTGGGATATTAGCCCCCGTTGGCTAGTGAGTGGCGGAGTGCGCTACGAAAATATTGGTGTGAGCGTAGACAACTACACGGCAAGCCTTTTTCTGAATGAGCCTATTGATGTCGAAGGGGGTAGCATCAATGCTGATGATGTGGTGTTTAATATTGGCACAGTCTACGACCTGACGGACGAGCTGAGTGTATTTGCTAACTTTGCTCAAGGTTTTGGCATACCCGATTTTGGTCGCCTGATTCGCCGTCCACCCAGTGGGTTTCGTTCTATTGCCAATGATCTCGAGTTTACTGCTCCGCAAAAAGTGGATAACTACGAGCTAGGGTTTCGCGGACAATGGGACAGCGTTCAGTTTTCTTTAGCAGGCTTTTATAATTACTCAGATTTCGGTGTCAGTTTTGTGCAACTGACCAATCCCCCAAGGATCGATATTGCTCGCGGTCCTCGGCGCATTTATGGCGTTGAAGCAACCGTTGATTGGCAACCGAGTCCAACCTGGCAACTTGGAGGGTTAATTAGTTGGAATGAAGGAGAAGATGACCAAGACGAAGATGGGAATTTTGATGCGCTCGGAACGAGGGATATTCAACCCCTGAAAATTACCGCGTATGTGGAAAACGAAACTTTACCTGGATGGCGCAATCGCTTACAGGCATTGTTTGTGGGCGGACGTAATCGGGGTTTTGAATCGGGTGCTGACTTCGTAAAAATCGAGAGCTACTTTGTGCTGGACTACATGAGCAGTATCAAACTGGGTCCCGGAACTGTGCAGATTGGCATCCAGAACTTGTTGGATGAGGAGTATTTCACTATCGGCAATCAACTATTTGCCCCTTTTTCGTTGACTAATCGACGCGCGGCACCAGGCAGAACGATTAGCATTGGCTATCGTGTCGAGTTTTAA